TGGTAATCGGTGATTCTTCGGTAGATGCATAATATAACTGATCACCTTTAGCATTGAAATCTTTTACTTCAATAACTTCCCAGTTGCCTTTGGTCAGTTGTTTTAAAACTTTTCCTTTCAGGTCATACAGGTACAAATGATTCCAACCATCACGGTTACTCTGCCAGATAAATTTAGAAGGGTCATTTTTGAGGAATAGCATCGGCACCAAAGGCTCGACATATTTTTCATCTTTTTCTTCGAAAATTGTCTTTACGAAATCACCTGTTGATGCATCATACTGGTTCAGCTTCATATGATTTTGTCCGCGGTTTACAATGGCAATAAATACATATTTATCATCCGGGCTCCAGGCGATATTGGTCAGGTACTGTTCTGCAGGCGTTCCTGTTTTCAGGTAAACCAATGCTTTTGTTTCGGCGTTATAAACCCCTACAGTTACCTCGTGACTTTTATTACCGGCCATTGGATACTTGATATTGACATTCTTTGCCGGACGGGTAGTCCAGTCGATAATCGGATAGTCAGCCACCATTTGCTGATCCATTCTGTAGAAGGCCAGCTGTTTTCCATTGTTGCTCCAGAATATGCCTTTGGAAATCCCAAATTCATCTCTGTGCACAGAAGAAGCATATACGATATCCTTAGTGCCGTCAGTAGTTACTTGTTTTGACTCTTTTCCGTCGGCTACGAACAGGTTGAAATTATCCAGATAGGCAATATATCCTGATTTGCTTTCTTCGGCATTTGTTTTTTCCGCTATATCAGCATTTACTACAGTTTTATAGGTATTCTTTGCCGGATTAAAGGCTACTTTAGCTCCATTAAGAAAAATAATCCAGTCCGGTCCCTGGTTAAACTGGATAAAAGGCATTGCTTTTAAGGTATCCTTTTGCGCTGCTTTTAATTTCCCGTTCAACTGGGTAAGGGATAGAAATGGTTGTTCTGTTTTAGATTTAAAATTACCGGTCATCCATACTGGTCCGTTCGCAAGGCGTTTCGCATATACATAATCTTCTGTTCCATAAATGAACTGGATTTGCGACAGGTTTTCAGGGGCAAGCGTAGTGCGGGCATTACTCATTGCATCCTGCATCGTCAGCATTTTATTCTGGGCGACTCCGACAAAAGTAATCGATACCAGCTGACATACTAAGATAAGTTTCTTCATTGTTTTTTAATTGATGCGCCAAATGTAACAATTAACCAGGTACCGGTGTTAGACTGCAACAACATTGCAACATTTAATGATCATTTCCACACAGGACTAATTGAGTTTAAAGGCGTATACATTCCCTGCGAAATCGGCCACAAAGAGCTCCTTTCCTATTAGAGCAGGATCTGCGAAAACGGGAGCTCCCAGATTTAGCTTTTGTAAAATTATACCTGAATCTTCATTAATCACATACAGATAACCGTCAGAAGCACCAAATAAAAGCTGATTTTTATATTTAACCACTGTACTTTCTACTGTTCCCGACTCCGGTCCGGTATAAGGTGCAGAATAAACCAGGGCATTACCGGCAGGTCTGTTCCACACTTCTTTCAATGTTTTAAGATCATAAGCTACTACCCCATTTTTAGCGGTTGGCATCACGATATATTTATCTGTGATCAGTGGAGTAGCCATTACCTTAAACTCATAGCCGGCTTCTATTTTATCGATATTTTTGCCGGTTTCAGGATCTATAATCAAGAGAGTGTTTAGTCCGGTGATGTAAAGCTTCCCTTCTTTGTATACCCCTGTACTGCTCCTGAAACGAAGTCCGTCGTCGCGTCTTTGCCATAAAAGTTTTCCTGTTTTACGGTCATGCCCAAACAGACTCTGCCAGTTGCTTCCGGTTACGATCACCTCTCCGGCAATGGTCATCTTCTCCGGAGTTCCCTCTCCTCCGGTCCATTCTTTATTGGTCCATAGGGTCTTTCCGGTAGCCACTTCTAATGCCTGGAAGTAAGCGCCCGATCCGGTATAATAAATTCCTTTTTCGGCAATTCCGCCCGATACATATCCCGGGAGGTATTTCATCCCCAGATCTTTTTTCCAGACCAGTACACCCGTACCGGCATTTAGTGCATAGGTAAATCCTTCCATGTCAGTACATAAAATCATTCCTGAATCATAAGAAATCTCATGCTTTACAGAATTCTTTGTTTTAAAATGCCAGGCAACTTTTCCGGTTTTGGCATCCAGGGCAGTAACTCCGCACAAAAGGTTATTCGCATCGTCTATGGTTGCTGTAAACAGCTTTCCTTCGGCAAATAAAGGTTTAGCTTTCCATATACTTCCCTTTACATTATTGGTCCATTTTAAGGATAATCCTGCAGACTGACCTTTCAGGCTAAACTCTTGTTTTGCGATGTGTTGCTGTCCGTCTTTAAAGGTCACTTCGGTCTGAATTGTCCATGTTTTCCCCTTACTCAATTTTGCTACGGGAATCTGCCCAGACCAACTCCAGTCCGTATTTGCAGTCAGAGAAGCCTGTGCAACCTTATTTCCCTGCTCATTATAGATGATGCTTTTTGCAGCCTGCACACTGGTTTCACTATCGTAGATATTGGCATTGATCTGTAATGCCCCATCTTTTATCAGCACCATATCCTTGCCGGAAGGCGTATTTACCACCAGATGTTTATGCAGATAAGTATAATGTGGTTTAATCTCTTTGACTCCGTCTTTATCAATCTCTATGGATAAAAACTGACCAGCAGAATTGTCTATCCCACCCATGCTTGGTGACGCAGAAGAAATATATTGTATTCCGGTCTTCTCACTCTTTCTGACGAAGTTATTATGCCAGTGACCATATACCCATGCTTTGAGGTTAAGCTCATTCAGGTTGATGGAATCGTTCTTTCCTTTTAGTACAAACTGATCGCTATAGGTCAGCAGGTCATGGTTAAAAATGATTACCGGTTTATTCTTATCTGTTACCGCAAGGTCGTTCTTCATCCAGCTGATCACTTCATCTACGGTATAAGAAGGTTGCACATCACCCGAACGCATCGGGGTAACGATAAAGTGTGCAGGTCCGGCATCAAAAGAATAATATACCGGTCCGAACAGCTGCTCAAACAACTCTTCTCCATAAGCTCCTTTTACCAGGTCATGGTTTCCGATACAATAAAACACCTGTTTTCCAAGTGTCTCTGCCGTTACCTGGTTCGCATGAAAATTAAGCCCTTTTTCATAACATATATCGCCGGTATGGACAATAAAGCTAATGTCCTGCTTTTTGGAGAAGTTCTTTAAATTGCCAATCCAATCGTTGTATTTATCAGTTTCCGTATCGGTAATCTGCAACATTTTTACCGAGGATCCTGCACTGGTTGGATCGGGAAGGATACCGAAATCATAAGATTTCCGTTGATCTTCTATCTTGAGGTAATGTTTGGCTGCTAATTTATAGCCTGCGGGAACAGTAATAAATATAAACCTTGCTTTAGCATGTCCGGGCAAATTGAAATTTCCATCCTTATCCGTGCGGATCACCTGCTGTCCGTCGGAAACCGCCACTGTTTGCATTCCCAATTCTCCGGCTTCCTGTGTGTTATTTCCATTTTTGTCGACAAAGACCTTCCCTTTGTATTGGGCAGCTGCAACCGAAGTCAGCAGTGCCAGCGTTACTGTTAAAATTAACCTCATGATGTTTCGTTTGTGTGTTTAGAGATATGTTTAGATATAAAAAAAGCAGCAGGCTTTTCAACCTGCTGCTGGATTATGGCATTAGTTCTGTTCCATTTATTACCAGCCGAATACTTGTTTCAACTGTGGGTTCACGACCACCTCACTGGTAGGAATAGGTCTGTAATAATATTTAGGCTCAATAAAATTCCGGGGCTGATCTCTATCACGGGTAAAGGCGATGAAACCTGAAGTGCCTTTAGTCAGGTAGAAATTCTGGTCCTTTCCGTCTTTATCTTTCAGATAATACTTGGATAATTTATCCCTTACTTCTGCCGGCAGGCCAGCGATTGCAGATTCATCATTCGGAGAATTCAGGATGGCAATATCAGGTTTCCCATCACCGGTTACATCCATAGCACCCATTGCAGGAATATACATCCCCTCCTGGCTGTCCTGGAACAACTTACCTGATTTCCAACGCATCAAATCATCAAAACGACGACCTTCACAAGCCAGTTCTACCCTTCTTTCTCTTCTGATTTCCAATAGTAAAGCCCTGTTTGCCGCATTGGCATTCGGATAAGTAGCAGATAAAACCGGATCCAGGGCAACCCCCATGTTCAGTAATGGCATTTTAACACGGGCACGCAACAGGTTAACGGTCTGATCCAGGTCCGTCTGACTGATGACCCCGGATTCAGCTTTCGCTTCCACATTGTTCAACAAGACCTCTGCATACCTGAAAATCGGCAGATCCGTATAATTCATTTCCCAGCCTTGTCTGAGGTCTGCAGAACGGGGATAAAATTTGATTTGATTATAACCACCTAAAGTCGGCTTAATGCGATAAGGTTCATCCAGTGTACTCGCTCCTCTGAATGCCGGATTGATAATCGTTTCCATCATTCTCGGATCCCGATCGGTAAAAACCTCAGTATAGACTTTGGTATCATATCCCGGACCTGAGGTAAAAGGAGTACCGTCTGTTTTCAGATAAGTATCCGCAAGGCTTCTGCTCAGGGACCAGGTATAATCAAGAACCGTATGTGTATTGTTACCCACGCCCAGTTCTTTGCCGTAATCGGCTAAAGTGATGATTTCCTTGTTGGAAGAAAGGTTGGCACTGGAAAATAAATCCCGGTAGTCCAACCCACCTCTTCCGGTATTATAAATACTGAAACCACCATCCTTCATGATTTTTGCAGAGGCAGAGATCGCCACATCTAAAAACCGCTGATAATCAGACGTCAGCTGAATTTCATCATGGTATTTTCTGAAAGTACCTTCATGCAACGCAAAGCGTGATAACAAAGCCAGCGCGGCCCATTTTGTGATGCGGGTATTCGTTCCATCAGATTTGATATTTTCTACCGCATAATTAAGATCGCTGAGCACCGAATCAACTACCAATGCTCTTGGGTCCTGCCCTTTATACAAAGCCGGATCATCAGAAGCCAGGGTCTTATTGAACCAGGGTACGTTGTGGTATTTTTTTATTTTATCATAATAAAAATTAGCGCGAAAGAAGCGTGCAATGCCGACAAAATGTTTGATCAGCGTAGGATCACCTTTTACCTGCGGGATATGGTCCAGCATAAAATTAATCTTTCTCAAAGCTTCCCAATCCGCTTTACCCCAGCCTCCGCTATTCGAGGCAGAGATACCACCCCTTACCAGTAAATCAACTTCTCCGCTGGCATTATAGTTGGAGATGTTATCAGAATTAATGTCCGAATACGTTGGGGAAAGATACCTGTAAAAACCGTTGGTATAGGTTTCCAAATCGGCTGGCGACTGGAAGAATGAGCCTTCAGTAATTTCAGTTTGCGGGTCACGTTGCAGGAAATCTTTCTTGCAGGCCGTAAGCCCTATGGTGATTAATCCTAAAGTGAGGATATATGTTATTCTTAGTTTCATGATTCTTCTTGCGTTAAAAATTAAGGTTTAAACCAAAAGAGAATGTTTTTTGAAATGGATAGAGTTTTCCATTCAACCCTTCAGGGTCAAGTCTGGCTTTGATATGCGATATATCAAATACGTTTTCTGCACTGAAATACACCCTTAATTTATCCATTTTCATTTTGTTGGTTAAAGATTTAGGAAGGGTATATCCTAACGTGAGATTCTTTAAACGCAGATAAGAAGCATCCTGAAGGTATTTGGTCTGAGGGTTTCCAAGTTCCGTCTCATCCTCAGCGATATAAGCTTTCACCCTTGGGAAATAGGCATTCGGGGTTTCCGGCGTCCAGCGGTCCAGGTTATGTTCCTGAACATTCGTCCATGGTTGTGCGTAAACACCCCAGAAATAATGGTTGCTGGCATTGGGATACCAATCTCTTTTTCCTACTCCCTGGAAGAACAACCTGATGTCAAAACCTTTCCATCCGGCACCCAGATCAATCCCATACTGATAACGTGCTTCATCATTTCCGATGATTTTCTGATCGCCATGATCAGCAAGGGTATTTTTACCTTTGTCGACCTTACCATCATTATTGAGATCCTTAAATTTTAAATCTCCGACATCAAACTTATAGCCGGTATCATCCGCACCTACTGCGCTCTGATCCGCATGGTTTGCCAGTTCTTCTTTAGACTGGAAGAAACCCTCGGTTTCTAATCCCCAGATCTCGCCGATACGTTGTCCGACATAGTAATCTGATAAAAGGCCATTTGGGTTGTCAAACCTGGTGATATAAGTTTTACTATCGCCCATGTTGAAGCCGATGTTATAATAGAACTGGCTATTATCCAACATGAAACCATCTTTCCATCCGATCCTGAATTCCCAGCCTTTGGTTTTCAAATCCGCCGCATTTACTTTAGGTTCTACTGTTCCAAATGGGCCTGGAAGTGTCTTTCCTTTAGTCAGCATTCCCTCGGTATATCGGGTATAGGCGTCAAAATTAAGATCAAGACGGTTTTTAAACATGCTGATGTCTCCACCAAAGTTCAGTGTTGAGACCCTTTCCCAGGTCAGGCTAGGCGCTACTGCTCCCGGAGGCCTTACTTCTACCGGTCTTTTGCCATCCAGAATCTGTCCGATTTGCCCTGATCCCATGGAAGGGATGTAATAGTAAGCACCTACGTCCTGATTACCCAATGCTCCATAAGAAGCACGCAATTTCAACAGGTCGATTCCCAGTTTTTCTGCTACCGGCTCAAAGAATTTTTCTCTGCTCAGCAGGTATCCGACAGATGCTGAAGGAAAGAAACCCCAGCGGTCGTTAGTCGGAAAGCGGGATGTACCATCATAACGGCCATTCAATTCTACTATATATTTATCATCAAAGATGTAATTCAGACGGTAAAACCAACCCCTTACCGCCCAGTCTTCGATGTATTCCTTACTCGTCATTTCACCCGTTGCCAGGTTAATGGAAGGCAATGTATTACTGATTAAACCTTTACGGTTTACCCATGCAGCATTGCGGTTTCTATATTCCTGATTAAAACCTGCCAATACCTGCACATAATGTTTGGTATTAAATGTTTTATGAAAATCAGTGTAAATGTTATAGATATTGTGTCGGATATGCCTGTCGTCATTTTGAGCCCAGCCTGGATTTGCACCACTATAGCTGATGGCCGAATTCGGTCCTGTTTTATACGGTACTGCAATTTCATAAGATTTTCCGGCAGTATCAATTCTTCGGATCGTAGCATCCGCCTTCAGATCCCATACCTCTTTAACAAGTGATGCTTTTGCGGTAAAAGTGGTCTGAAAATTATTACTTCTGGTTACCGAACGACCGCCATTTTGCAATCTGCCCAATAAAGCAGCGCCGGTAGAAGTCCAGCTTCCATCCGGGTTTCTCGGCACGTCTAAAGAATTCTGTCTGTTCACGTTATGAAAGAAACCTTCTCCGCTATAGGAAGAACCGTCATAAGTGCTCGACATAAAAGAGGTGTTATTTCCAATATTCAACCATTTAGAAAGGTTGTAATCGGCTTTTGCACGCAGGTTATAACGATCGTAAGTATCATTGCCATAACGGAACATTCCTTCATTACGGAAATACTCCGACGACATGTAATAACTCAGCTTATCGTCTTTTTTTGAGAGGTTTATATTTGCGCTATACGTTGGTGCAGATGGTTTATACACCTCATCCATCCAGTTTGTAGTTCCGTAATACATCCATGCATTTGGATCTGACGGAGACACAATTACTGCAGGTAATGAAGGGTTTTGAGAACGTTCTCTCGCATATGCTCTGACATTCTCCGGGTAAAGGCTATACAATGGATACGCTGCATCGTGTTTGTATTCCATTACTTTCAGCGGGTCGGTTACAATCTCCGGAACCTTACCTAAACTCCTTATCGCATAATAGGTATTTGCTGCTATTTTAAGGTCTGCACTTTTTGCAGATTTGGTAGTGATCAGTACCACCCCAAATGCGGCTCTTGCTCCGTATATTGCTGCTGCTGCCGCGTCCTTCAATACCGTCACATTCTCGATATCTGCAGGATTTAAAGCCAGCAATTCATCAGCCGTAAACGGAACGTTATCTACCAGAATGTAGGGTCCACCACCATTTATAGAAGTAAAACCACGAACATTAAAACTGGGTGCTTTATTTACCTGTCCGCTGGAAGCGGTGATGTTCAGATTGGGAATCAAGCCCTGTAAGCCCGCCCCCACACTGGATAAAGGTCTGTTTTCAATGTCTTTACTGGTTACACCATCCACGGCACCACTGAGGTTCACTTTCTTTTGTACACCATATCCCACTACGACTACCTCAGTCAGCGATTTCTGGTCGTCCTTCATCACTACATTGATTTGTTTCCGGGTACCGATTACGATTTTCTGAGAACTTAGTCCCACATAAGAAAATACCAGCACGTCAGCAGGCGACCCCGCCTCGATCTGATAAGCACCGTTTGTATCGGTCGTGGTACTTTTTTCTGTCCCCATAATCCGGATAGATACTCCTGGGATAGGTCCCCCCTGTTCATCCGTCACCACACCTTTAATCAGGATGGCTTCATTGATCCAGGACAATACCGGAACTGCATCCTGATCTCTTTTCCGGAAGATCACTACATTTCTATCTGCTTCGCGATAAGAGAAGGGAGTTCCCTTCAGCAATTGAATCAGTACTTCATTCAATGGCATCCTATTCACATCCAGCACAACCCCTTTGATCTTTCTCAGTTCATTATTGTTATAAGAAAAATCCATTTTACTGGTCTTACTGATTTTTTCTATTGCCTTTTCTAAGGATTCCCCTTTAAGATGAATACTAACTTTTACATCTTTAAGGTTCTGACTAAATACTGTCTCTGCTAATAAGGTTCCTGCAGAGGTCAGTAAAGTGGCAAACACTATTAATCCTACCTTCATTATCTTAAGAATTAGTGTAGTAATGTTTTTTTTCATATTTTTATTTCGTTTTAAAATTCTTTGAAACAGCACAGCCATCCGGAAAATTTTTCGAAGAGTTGCCCGCATGCTGTACAATCAGATCAGTATCTGCTCCAACAGGTACTGATCATTTTTTTATCTTAATGACTCGCTAATTACATCCGCTACCTACTATAGACACCTCCTTTTCTTTTATTTGGTAAGTTATTCCCTGTATATCTTTAATCGTTTCCATCACATCCGTTAAACTTTGTTCCGTATCAAAACGAATCGTACTGAAACAGTTCTTAAATACGTCTTTATCATAATTTATCTTCACCTGATAAGCATTCTCTACCGCCAGGATCAGGTCTTCAAAATGAGCGGCATGTAAGATCACTTTACCATCATTCCATTCGGTACGCTCATGGGCTTTTACCGGAATTACTTTGGGTTTACGGTGATCTTTGGTGTAAACCGCTTCCTGGTCTTTCACCAAAACACTCAGCTGCTTGTGGTCGTCGCTTACCGCTACCTTTCCCGTAACTACAGAAACACTCATGGTAGATAAGCTTTTATAGGATTTCACGACAAAAGAAGTTCCCAGTACATGCGTTTTGATCCCCGAAGCTTCGACCACAAAAGGCACATTTTTATTGTGCACCACATCAAAGAAGCCTTCCCCGTCCAGTAGGTAAACTGTTCTCTTTTTCCCGAATTTTTTTGGATATTTTAAGGTACTTGCTGCATTTAACCAAACGGTAGAACCATCTGGCAGTACCACTTCCCTGGTTTCTCCCTGCGGAACTACAACCGTGATATAATTGCTGCTAAAGGCAGAATAATTGTAATAAAACATCAGTGCAGCAGAAACCAGGAGCAAGCCTATTGCTGCAGCCACACTCATCATGGTCCTCCGCCTCTTTACCGAAGTCTGGAGTGCCTGTTTCGTGTGAATTTCTTTAGTCGCCTGTATCCGCCCCAGAATTTCCTGCTGCAGCATTTCCCGTTCTTTTTCTCCATCGAAAAATTCATCGGGATCATTGATTCCAAACTCCTTATAGAGGTCTCTTTTATCTTTTTCGTTCATATACTAAGTACATAACGAACCAGCATCAAAGAGGTACTATGAGAAATTAAAAAAAATATCCCGAAGAAATGTCTCCGGGATATATCATCACTATAAAGGATCGGTTTTAGTTTTTCACACCCGTAAAAGTGATCACGCTTTGTGCCGGAACAGTCAGGCTGAAGCTTCCGTCAGCAGCAACACTGACAGGAGTTCCCTGCTGCCAATGGTTACTGCTACTTCCCGTGGTCTGATAGCTGATTAAAGAACCCGCGGCAAAACCTTGTAAGTGTAGAGTACAATTTAATGCATCTGTTCCTGGATTAATGGCTACCAGACTGAACTTTCCTGTAGCCGGATCCTTATAGGCAGACACCTTTAATACCGAATTGTTCTGGACAGTCGCCCCAAAACGAAAGTATCCTGCGTGGATATATCTGGAAAACTGCCCCATTACATCATACGTTTTTGGAAAATCAAGGGAACCATCTCCATTGGTGCAGATCAGGGATTCATTGTTACGGATGGCCAGCATCCCCAGCCAGTAAACAAAAGCATTCACATTACATTCTGCAAGGAATTTATGCATGCTGGTTGCCAGCTTTAAGCCTCCGCCTATTGTGTTGTCGTAAGTACCACCATCATCAGAAGTTTCGGTCATCCATACTGGTTTATTTCCCGTTGCATAATTCCAGGTTACCGGATTTTGGTTCAAACCTCTTTTACCAGTAATCAATTCTCCGATTTCCACATAACCATGACCGGCAAGAATATCGACATTACTCCGGTCCATTCCCGCCAGGAAGGTATTTGCAGTACCCCATGCCGCGTTTTCCGAAGACAGGATTTTCGTACTTCCCAGGCCCTGCTGGTTCAATGCAGGTCTTAAATTATTGGTAACGAATTCTCCCAGATGCGCGGAATTCCAATACGAAGCATCCCAGTCTGAAAACACATTTTCAGGTTCATTAGAAGGAGATATTGCATAGAAATTAATTCCTTCATTTTGATAAGCCTTCGCAAATCCCGCAAGGTAACGTGCAAAAGCAGTTGAGCTGGTACTAAAGTTCAATCCGTTGAACCACTTTCCGCTTTCGCTATTTGGGTTCGTCTTCATATATAAAGGAGGAGTCCAGGTACTCGCAAACATAATGGGCACCTGATAGCGCTCTTTTATTTTTTTAAGGATCCATA
This region of Pedobacter steynii genomic DNA includes:
- a CDS encoding S9 family peptidase, whose amino-acid sequence is MKKLILVCQLVSITFVGVAQNKMLTMQDAMSNARTTLAPENLSQIQFIYGTEDYVYAKRLANGPVWMTGNFKSKTEQPFLSLTQLNGKLKAAQKDTLKAMPFIQFNQGPDWIIFLNGAKVAFNPAKNTYKTVVNADIAEKTNAEESKSGYIAYLDNFNLFVADGKESKQVTTDGTKDIVYASSVHRDEFGISKGIFWSNNGKQLAFYRMDQQMVADYPIIDWTTRPAKNVNIKYPMAGNKSHEVTVGVYNAETKALVYLKTGTPAEQYLTNIAWSPDDKYVFIAIVNRGQNHMKLNQYDASTGDFVKTIFEEKDEKYVEPLVPMLFLKNDPSKFIWQSNRDGWNHLYLYDLKGKVLKQLTKGNWEVIEVKDFNAKGDQLYYASTEESPITRNLYVLDIKSGKSKRITQGFAVHNAQVSSSGNTVIDSYSSPDQPRVIQLVETASAKTKVLLTAANPLAAYATEKSAIFTIKGNNGDDIYCSLYKPTSFDESKKYPVIVYWYGGSHAQLITNSWNAGAGDYWFRYMAQQGYVVLTIDTRGSDNRGKAFEQSMFRKVGDVQMEDMMKAVDHLKGLPYVDSNNMGLFGWSFGGFNTVDFMVNHPGVFKAAVAGGAVINWNFYEVMYTERYMDTPQENPEGFAATNLSDKVANLKGKLLLIHGIQDPVVLQQNTVDFVKHAVDKNVQVDYMIYPGHEHNVTGKDRAHLYQKVTDYFMLHLK
- a CDS encoding PQQ-binding-like beta-propeller repeat protein; the protein is MRLILTVTLALLTSVAAAQYKGKVFVDKNGNNTQEAGELGMQTVAVSDGQQVIRTDKDGNFNLPGHAKARFIFITVPAGYKLAAKHYLKIEDQRKSYDFGILPDPTSAGSSVKMLQITDTETDKYNDWIGNLKNFSKKQDISFIVHTGDICYEKGLNFHANQVTAETLGKQVFYCIGNHDLVKGAYGEELFEQLFGPVYYSFDAGPAHFIVTPMRSGDVQPSYTVDEVISWMKNDLAVTDKNKPVIIFNHDLLTYSDQFVLKGKNDSINLNELNLKAWVYGHWHNNFVRKSEKTGIQYISSASPSMGGIDNSAGQFLSIEIDKDGVKEIKPHYTYLHKHLVVNTPSGKDMVLIKDGALQINANIYDSETSVQAAKSIIYNEQGNKVAQASLTANTDWSWSGQIPVAKLSKGKTWTIQTEVTFKDGQQHIAKQEFSLKGQSAGLSLKWTNNVKGSIWKAKPLFAEGKLFTATIDDANNLLCGVTALDAKTGKVAWHFKTKNSVKHEISYDSGMILCTDMEGFTYALNAGTGVLVWKKDLGMKYLPGYVSGGIAEKGIYYTGSGAYFQALEVATGKTLWTNKEWTGGEGTPEKMTIAGEVIVTGSNWQSLFGHDRKTGKLLWQRRDDGLRFRSSTGVYKEGKLYITGLNTLLIIDPETGKNIDKIEAGYEFKVMATPLITDKYIVMPTAKNGVVAYDLKTLKEVWNRPAGNALVYSAPYTGPESGTVESTVVKYKNQLLFGASDGYLYVINEDSGIILQKLNLGAPVFADPALIGKELFVADFAGNVYAFKLN
- a CDS encoding RagB/SusD family nutrient uptake outer membrane protein, translating into MKLRITYILTLGLITIGLTACKKDFLQRDPQTEITEGSFFQSPADLETYTNGFYRYLSPTYSDINSDNISNYNASGEVDLLVRGGISASNSGGWGKADWEALRKINFMLDHIPQVKGDPTLIKHFVGIARFFRANFYYDKIKKYHNVPWFNKTLASDDPALYKGQDPRALVVDSVLSDLNYAVENIKSDGTNTRITKWAALALLSRFALHEGTFRKYHDEIQLTSDYQRFLDVAISASAKIMKDGGFSIYNTGRGGLDYRDLFSSANLSSNKEIITLADYGKELGVGNNTHTVLDYTWSLSRSLADTYLKTDGTPFTSGPGYDTKVYTEVFTDRDPRMMETIINPAFRGASTLDEPYRIKPTLGGYNQIKFYPRSADLRQGWEMNYTDLPIFRYAEVLLNNVEAKAESGVISQTDLDQTVNLLRARVKMPLLNMGVALDPVLSATYPNANAANRALLLEIRRERRVELACEGRRFDDLMRWKSGKLFQDSQEGMYIPAMGAMDVTGDGKPDIAILNSPNDESAIAGLPAEVRDKLSKYYLKDKDGKDQNFYLTKGTSGFIAFTRDRDQPRNFIEPKYYYRPIPTSEVVVNPQLKQVFGW
- a CDS encoding TonB-dependent receptor, whose amino-acid sequence is MKKNITTLILKIMKVGLIVFATLLTSAGTLLAETVFSQNLKDVKVSIHLKGESLEKAIEKISKTSKMDFSYNNNELRKIKGVVLDVNRMPLNEVLIQLLKGTPFSYREADRNVVIFRKRDQDAVPVLSWINEAILIKGVVTDEQGGPIPGVSIRIMGTEKSTTTDTNGAYQIEAGSPADVLVFSYVGLSSQKIVIGTRKQINVVMKDDQKSLTEVVVVGYGVQKKVNLSGAVDGVTSKDIENRPLSSVGAGLQGLIPNLNITASSGQVNKAPSFNVRGFTSINGGGPYILVDNVPFTADELLALNPADIENVTVLKDAAAAAIYGARAAFGVVLITTKSAKSADLKIAANTYYAIRSLGKVPEIVTDPLKVMEYKHDAAYPLYSLYPENVRAYARERSQNPSLPAVIVSPSDPNAWMYYGTTNWMDEVYKPSAPTYSANINLSKKDDKLSYYMSSEYFRNEGMFRYGNDTYDRYNLRAKADYNLSKWLNIGNNTSFMSSTYDGSSYSGEGFFHNVNRQNSLDVPRNPDGSWTSTGAALLGRLQNGGRSVTRSNNFQTTFTAKASLVKEVWDLKADATIRRIDTAGKSYEIAVPYKTGPNSAISYSGANPGWAQNDDRHIRHNIYNIYTDFHKTFNTKHYVQVLAGFNQEYRNRNAAWVNRKGLISNTLPSINLATGEMTSKEYIEDWAVRGWFYRLNYIFDDKYIVELNGRYDGTSRFPTNDRWGFFPSASVGYLLSREKFFEPVAEKLGIDLLKLRASYGALGNQDVGAYYYIPSMGSGQIGQILDGKRPVEVRPPGAVAPSLTWERVSTLNFGGDISMFKNRLDLNFDAYTRYTEGMLTKGKTLPGPFGTVEPKVNAADLKTKGWEFRIGWKDGFMLDNSQFYYNIGFNMGDSKTYITRFDNPNGLLSDYYVGQRIGEIWGLETEGFFQSKEELANHADQSAVGADDTGYKFDVGDLKFKDLNNDGKVDKGKNTLADHGDQKIIGNDEARYQYGIDLGAGWKGFDIRLFFQGVGKRDWYPNASNHYFWGVYAQPWTNVQEHNLDRWTPETPNAYFPRVKAYIAEDETELGNPQTKYLQDASYLRLKNLTLGYTLPKSLTNKMKMDKLRVYFSAENVFDISHIKARLDPEGLNGKLYPFQKTFSFGLNLNF
- a CDS encoding FecR family protein, with the protein product MNEKDKRDLYKEFGINDPDEFFDGEKEREMLQQEILGRIQATKEIHTKQALQTSVKRRRTMMSVAAAIGLLLVSAALMFYYNYSAFSSNYITVVVPQGETREVVLPDGSTVWLNAASTLKYPKKFGKKRTVYLLDGEGFFDVVHNKNVPFVVEASGIKTHVLGTSFVVKSYKSLSTMSVSVVTGKVAVSDDHKQLSVLVKDQEAVYTKDHRKPKVIPVKAHERTEWNDGKVILHAAHFEDLILAVENAYQVKINYDKDVFKNCFSTIRFDTEQSLTDVMETIKDIQGITYQIKEKEVSIVGSGCN
- a CDS encoding glycoside hydrolase codes for the protein MTYKNLKMAFLAMAAIAVTGSCKQQSTEDLLSDANQRNANQKAAVAGATGTADITVNWDQTYQRIDGFGAFGGRIVPFFESQKRDSIMAYLWGANGLQLNMVRGKVLHTYGFNQQSGVVTIKPAGVDIDVDVNSSTYQTLTDIQKEHLGQLWILKKIKERYQVPIMFASTWTPPLYMKTNPNSESGKWFNGLNFSTSSTAFARYLAGFAKAYQNEGINFYAISPSNEPENVFSDWDASYWNSAHLGEFVTNNLRPALNQQGLGSTKILSSENAAWGTANTFLAGMDRSNVDILAGHGYVEIGELITGKRGLNQNPVTWNYATGNKPVWMTETSDDGGTYDNTIGGGLKLATSMHKFLAECNVNAFVYWLGMLAIRNNESLICTNGDGSLDFPKTYDVMGQFSRYIHAGYFRFGATVQNNSVLKVSAYKDPATGKFSLVAINPGTDALNCTLHLQGFAAGSLISYQTTGSSSNHWQQGTPVSVAADGSFSLTVPAQSVITFTGVKN